In the Lysinibacillus sp. PLM2 genome, one interval contains:
- a CDS encoding aminotransferase — translation MEHLIYKNLKKIELSGIRKFTNMLVDYPNAINLTIGQPDFPTPSHVKDKAKEAIDQNNTTYTPNAGILELRKAISKFYGEKYGLSYNPQDEIVVTHGASGALTIALRTILDEGCEVILSAPAYPGYIPLIELCGAVPVCVDTAATDFVLTAELIEKNLTDKTRCIILPSPSNPIGSVIDEKELEKIALLLKNREIFIISDEIYSELIYEKSHKSIATFEGMREKSIVINGVSKSHSMTGWRIGYTLAPSYITKEMTKLNGYYISCATSISQYAALEALTNGLNDPIEMKKEYQARRDYVYKRLVDMGIDVVKPQGAFYIFPSIKKTNMTSFDFCIGLLKEQELATVPGSAFSDAGEGYIRLSFAQPLEVLEKGMDRLEKFMEKFK, via the coding sequence GTGGAACATTTAATTTATAAAAACCTAAAGAAAATTGAGCTTTCGGGTATTCGTAAGTTTACAAATATGCTCGTTGACTATCCAAATGCTATTAATCTAACAATCGGCCAACCGGACTTTCCAACTCCTAGCCATGTAAAGGACAAGGCGAAGGAGGCAATAGACCAAAATAATACAACATACACCCCGAATGCAGGGATATTAGAATTACGCAAAGCCATCTCAAAATTTTATGGTGAAAAGTATGGTTTATCCTACAATCCACAGGATGAAATTGTCGTGACTCATGGAGCATCTGGAGCATTAACCATCGCTTTAAGAACAATTTTAGATGAGGGCTGTGAAGTAATTTTATCGGCACCAGCTTATCCTGGTTATATTCCATTAATTGAGCTTTGTGGAGCAGTTCCCGTTTGTGTCGATACAGCTGCCACTGATTTTGTTTTAACAGCTGAGCTAATCGAAAAAAATTTAACGGATAAAACAAGATGTATTATCCTTCCTTCTCCAAGCAATCCAATTGGATCGGTTATTGATGAAAAGGAATTGGAGAAAATTGCGTTATTATTAAAAAATAGGGAAATATTTATCATTTCAGATGAAATTTATAGTGAGCTCATTTATGAGAAATCACATAAATCAATCGCTACTTTTGAAGGAATGAGAGAGAAATCTATAGTTATAAATGGGGTTTCGAAATCACATTCTATGACAGGCTGGCGAATTGGTTACACCCTTGCACCGAGCTATATAACAAAGGAAATGACGAAGCTAAATGGTTATTATATTAGCTGTGCAACAAGTATAAGTCAATATGCTGCACTTGAAGCGTTAACGAACGGCTTAAATGATCCTATTGAAATGAAAAAGGAATATCAAGCCCGTAGAGATTATGTTTATAAACGTCTTGTTGATATGGGGATTGATGTTGTAAAACCACAGGGAGCCTTTTATATTTTCCCATCGATTAAAAAAACAAATATGACGTCCTTTGATTTCTGTATTGGATTGTTAAAGGAGCAAGAGCTTGCAACTGTTCCCGGAAGTGCATTTTCTGATGCTGGAGAAGGCTATATTCGTCTGTCATTCGCACAGCCTTTAGAAGTATTAGAAAAAGGAATGGATCGCTTAGAGAAGTTTATGGAGAAATTTAAATAA
- the tadA gene encoding tRNA-specific adenosine deaminase, with product MDVLEKDLEFMKAAIEEARKAASLGEVPIGAVIVYQNEIIARAHNLRETSQNAVTHAELMAIQQACEVIGSWRLEETTLYVTLEPCPMCAGAILQSRIPRVVYGARDMKAGCVDSLYRLLNDARFNHECEVTEGVFADECGQMLTDFFRNLRERKKEEKKLKKEMDQGKLGGIL from the coding sequence GTGGATGTCTTAGAAAAAGATTTAGAATTTATGAAAGCTGCTATAGAAGAAGCCAGAAAAGCTGCCAGTCTTGGTGAGGTACCAATAGGTGCTGTCATCGTCTATCAAAATGAAATTATTGCCCGCGCTCATAACTTAAGGGAAACTTCTCAAAATGCAGTAACACATGCGGAATTAATGGCCATTCAACAGGCGTGTGAAGTTATTGGGAGCTGGCGGTTAGAGGAAACAACCCTTTATGTAACGTTAGAACCGTGTCCAATGTGCGCAGGAGCTATTCTGCAGTCGCGAATACCGCGTGTCGTTTACGGTGCAAGGGATATGAAAGCTGGCTGTGTTGACTCATTATACCGATTACTAAACGACGCTCGCTTTAACCATGAATGTGAGGTTACCGAGGGTGTATTTGCAGATGAATGTGGTCAAATGCTAACAGACTTTTTCCGAAACCTTCGCGAACGTAAAAAAGAAGAGAAAAAACTAAAAAAAGAAATGGACCAAGGGAAACTGGGTGGTATCTTATAA
- the dck gene encoding deoxycytidine kinase, producing MNLREKYNIPANTVITIAGTVGVGKSTMTNALAQALNFRTSFEKVDTNPYLDKFYDDFEKWSFHLQIYFLAERFKEQKRIFEYGGGFIQDRSIYEDTGIFAKMHYDKGTMSPTDYETYTNLFDAMVMTPYFPHPDLLVYLEGPIDDIIARIRERGREMEQQTPIDYWVEMHKRYEDWINNFNACPVLRLDINDYDLMENPAQIENIVERIAYMLQQTSHLRK from the coding sequence ATGAATCTAAGAGAAAAATATAATATTCCTGCAAACACCGTTATAACGATTGCTGGAACAGTAGGTGTGGGGAAATCAACAATGACAAATGCATTGGCACAAGCATTAAATTTCCGTACATCTTTTGAAAAAGTAGACACAAACCCGTATTTAGATAAATTTTACGATGACTTTGAAAAATGGAGCTTCCACCTTCAAATTTATTTCCTTGCCGAGCGCTTCAAGGAGCAAAAACGTATTTTTGAATATGGCGGTGGTTTCATTCAAGACCGTTCGATTTATGAGGATACAGGGATTTTTGCGAAAATGCACTATGATAAAGGGACAATGAGCCCGACAGATTATGAAACATATACGAATTTGTTTGATGCGATGGTGATGACGCCTTATTTCCCACACCCAGATCTACTTGTCTATTTAGAAGGTCCGATTGACGATATTATCGCTCGTATTAGGGAGCGTGGTCGTGAAATGGAACAGCAAACACCAATCGATTATTGGGTTGAAATGCACAAACGTTATGAGGATTGGATTAATAACTTTAATGCTTGTCCTGTACTTCGTTTAGACATTAATGACTATGACTTAATGGAAAATCCAGCACAGATTGAAAATATCGTAGAGCGTATTGCATATATGCTTCAACAAACTTCCCATTTAAGAAAATAA
- a CDS encoding cytokinin riboside 5'-monophosphate phosphoribohydrolase — MNVAIYCGSQTGKNSVYIEKAKELGELLAKSSIGIVYGGSNVGLMGAVADAALAYNGNVIGIMPEHLQKREIAHLHLTEIHFVESMHERKKKMIDLSDAYIALPGGCGTLDEYFEVFTWAQIGLHSNPVILYNINGFYDALILHFNKMFEEGFIREEQREILQVATKPEEILAILKGK, encoded by the coding sequence ATGAATGTCGCGATATATTGTGGTTCTCAAACAGGAAAAAATTCAGTTTATATAGAAAAGGCAAAAGAACTTGGAGAGCTATTAGCTAAATCCTCAATTGGAATTGTATATGGCGGTTCAAATGTGGGTTTAATGGGTGCTGTTGCAGATGCTGCATTAGCCTATAATGGAAATGTAATTGGGATTATGCCGGAGCATTTACAAAAACGTGAAATTGCCCATTTACATTTAACTGAAATTCATTTTGTTGAATCAATGCATGAGCGGAAAAAGAAAATGATTGATTTGTCCGATGCCTACATTGCACTACCAGGTGGATGTGGCACACTGGATGAATATTTTGAAGTATTTACTTGGGCACAGATTGGCTTACATAGTAATCCAGTTATTTTATATAACATAAACGGTTTTTATGATGCGCTCATTTTACATTTTAATAAAATGTTTGAAGAAGGATTTATTAGAGAAGAACAAAGAGAAATTTTGCAGGTTGCAACGAAGCCAGAAGAAATTTTAGCCATACTAAAGGGAAAATAA
- a CDS encoding mandelate racemase, producing MRILEIREKAVPIKSSISNAYIDFTKMTASIVAIVTDVVKNGKRVIGYGFNSNGRYAPSGILRERFIPRLLEAKPDDYLNEEGTNLDPHKIWDILMTGEKPGGHGERSVAVGTLDMAVWDAVSKIEEKPLYQLLAERYRGEKPDDKVFVYAAGGYYQPGKGYKELQDEMRGYLDLGYSVVKMKIGNSLEEDLRRIEAVLEVVPSGQSLAVDANGRFDMETAISYAKALEPYNLFWYEEAGDPLDYEIQAELAKHYNNPMATGENLFSMQDARNLIRYGGMRPDRDYLQFDCALSYGLVEYMRILDMLKEHGWSPRRCIPHGGHQMSLNIAAGLGLGGNESYPGVFEPFGGFADHIPVENGYVGLPDVPGIGFETKAPLIKLLHSLAE from the coding sequence TTGAGAATTTTAGAGATAAGAGAGAAAGCGGTACCGATTAAATCAAGTATTAGTAATGCATACATTGATTTCACTAAAATGACTGCATCCATAGTTGCAATCGTAACGGATGTTGTGAAAAATGGTAAGCGTGTAATAGGTTATGGCTTTAATTCAAATGGTCGTTATGCACCGAGTGGAATATTACGTGAACGTTTTATCCCTCGTCTATTAGAGGCAAAGCCAGATGATTATTTAAATGAAGAAGGAACAAACCTAGACCCTCATAAAATTTGGGATATTTTAATGACCGGGGAAAAACCAGGTGGCCATGGAGAAAGATCCGTTGCTGTAGGGACATTAGATATGGCGGTATGGGACGCTGTATCAAAAATCGAGGAAAAGCCACTGTATCAACTTCTTGCAGAACGTTATAGAGGTGAAAAACCTGACGATAAAGTATTTGTTTATGCAGCAGGGGGCTACTATCAACCAGGAAAAGGATATAAAGAACTTCAGGATGAAATGAGGGGCTATTTAGACCTTGGATACTCTGTTGTAAAAATGAAAATCGGAAACTCATTAGAGGAGGATCTTCGTAGAATTGAAGCTGTATTAGAGGTAGTCCCATCTGGACAATCACTAGCAGTTGATGCGAATGGTCGATTTGATATGGAAACAGCGATTAGCTATGCTAAAGCATTAGAACCATATAATCTGTTTTGGTATGAAGAGGCAGGAGATCCACTAGATTATGAGATTCAGGCTGAACTTGCAAAGCACTACAATAATCCAATGGCAACTGGAGAAAATCTATTCTCTATGCAAGATGCTCGTAATCTCATTCGCTATGGAGGTATGAGACCAGATCGAGATTATTTACAATTTGACTGTGCACTAAGCTATGGTCTAGTAGAATATATGAGAATTTTAGATATGTTAAAAGAACATGGCTGGTCACCACGTCGTTGTATTCCACATGGTGGACACCAAATGTCATTAAATATTGCTGCTGGTTTAGGCTTAGGTGGCAATGAGTCTTATCCTGGAGTGTTTGAGCCATTCGGCGGTTTTGCAGATCATATTCCTGTTGAAAATGGTTATGTTGGACTACCTGATGTACCAGGTATCGGTTTTGAAACGAAAGCACCATTAATCAAGCTGCTTCATTCATTAGCAGAGTAA
- a CDS encoding diguanylate cyclase, producing METISIQERFLALPTTAISDATGGHTNVDASIKPLSDHFKIAGRVVTVRLPDGENGAVLEAISKAEKGDILAIDAKGNRNRAVAGDFVISLAKGLGIQGIVVDGVIRDIAAIRELDFPVFALGTTVAAGNKHGGGAVGVPVSIGGVAIHPGDFVIGDIDGVIVVPQADLEKVVECAEAKLAKDLAREKEALGEGEASIRAYLEKVLMK from the coding sequence ATGGAAACAATATCGATTCAAGAAAGATTTTTAGCTCTGCCCACTACTGCCATCTCAGATGCTACGGGGGGACATACAAATGTAGATGCAAGTATTAAGCCTCTATCAGATCATTTTAAAATTGCGGGAAGAGTTGTTACGGTTCGTTTACCAGATGGAGAAAATGGCGCAGTGTTAGAGGCAATTAGTAAAGCAGAAAAAGGGGATATTTTAGCTATTGATGCAAAAGGGAACAGAAATCGAGCGGTAGCTGGAGATTTTGTAATTTCCCTTGCAAAAGGTCTAGGCATTCAAGGCATTGTAGTAGATGGAGTGATTCGTGATATCGCAGCCATTCGCGAACTTGATTTCCCAGTATTTGCTTTAGGCACAACAGTTGCTGCTGGTAATAAACATGGTGGTGGCGCTGTAGGTGTGCCCGTTTCTATTGGTGGTGTAGCAATTCATCCAGGGGATTTTGTAATTGGAGATATCGATGGAGTTATCGTTGTTCCACAAGCTGATTTGGAGAAAGTTGTTGAATGTGCCGAGGCAAAATTAGCAAAGGATTTGGCGCGTGAAAAGGAAGCTCTTGGAGAAGGTGAAGCATCTATTCGTGCTTACTTAGAAAAGGTTCTAATGAAATAA
- a CDS encoding ABC transporter ATP-binding protein — protein MIEVNGLTKRYGTFLALDHLDLSIDEGVICGFVGANGAGKTTIFSILATLLSPTEGDAFINGKSVMREPAEVRKLIGYMPDFFGVYDQLKVEEYLDFYGASYGISAEKRKTLIHELLELVNLSDKRFEYVDLLSRGMKQRLCLARTLIHDPKILILDEPASGLDPRARIEMRDTLKRLKSLDKTILISSHILPELAEMCDELVVIDAGKLIAQGNVESIQMQLQGDKRIYVKVLDSLERARTFFEENPLVSSIESSDEKMEISFIYRGTDADQVELLKKALLSDILIYTFSVEEKDLEDVFMAITKGVDQP, from the coding sequence ATGATAGAAGTGAATGGATTAACGAAAAGATATGGAACGTTTCTTGCTTTAGATCATTTAGATTTATCAATTGACGAGGGAGTAATCTGTGGTTTTGTTGGTGCGAATGGTGCTGGTAAAACTACTATATTCTCCATTTTGGCCACTCTTTTATCTCCAACAGAAGGAGATGCATTCATAAACGGAAAAAGTGTGATGAGAGAGCCTGCCGAAGTTCGAAAATTAATAGGCTATATGCCAGATTTCTTTGGAGTATATGATCAGCTAAAAGTGGAGGAATATTTAGACTTTTATGGAGCAAGCTACGGTATTTCCGCTGAGAAACGAAAAACATTGATTCATGAATTATTAGAATTAGTCAATTTATCGGATAAACGGTTTGAATATGTAGACTTATTATCGAGAGGAATGAAACAACGTTTATGTTTAGCTAGAACGCTTATCCATGATCCGAAAATATTGATATTAGATGAGCCAGCTTCTGGATTAGACCCTAGAGCAAGAATTGAAATGCGTGACACATTAAAGCGTTTAAAATCATTGGATAAAACGATTTTGATTTCCTCGCACATTTTACCTGAGCTAGCCGAGATGTGTGACGAGCTTGTTGTTATTGATGCTGGTAAGCTGATTGCTCAAGGGAATGTGGAATCCATTCAAATGCAGCTACAAGGTGATAAACGGATTTATGTAAAAGTACTTGATAGTTTAGAACGCGCACGTACCTTCTTTGAAGAAAATCCATTGGTCTCTTCAATTGAAAGTTCTGATGAAAAAATGGAAATCTCCTTTATTTATCGGGGAACAGATGCTGATCAAGTGGAGCTACTTAAAAAAGCTCTTCTTTCAGATATATTGATTTACACGTTTTCAGTGGAAGAAAAAGATTTAGAGGATGTCTTCATGGCTATAACAAAGGGAGTGGATCAACCATGA
- a CDS encoding deoxyguanosine kinase, protein MSVPFITVEGPIGVGKTSLSKAISDLFGYHLLKEIVDENPFLGKFYEDINEWSFQTEMFFLCNRYKQLTDIKNHIIETGSPVVADYHILKNLIFAKRTLKPSEYEKYEAIYKILTADMPRPNMIIYLHASIDTLMNRIALRGRDFEKMITRDYIEQLASDYHEFFQHFVTLHPEIPVIQLNGDRIDFVKNKEDLQTVLKMVGETIQKGVHTENESKRKI, encoded by the coding sequence ATGTCTGTTCCATTTATTACAGTAGAGGGTCCGATTGGTGTAGGAAAAACGTCTTTATCAAAAGCGATTTCTGACTTATTCGGCTATCATCTATTAAAAGAGATTGTGGATGAAAACCCGTTTCTTGGGAAGTTTTACGAAGATATCAATGAGTGGAGCTTTCAAACAGAAATGTTCTTCCTTTGTAATCGATATAAACAACTAACGGATATAAAGAACCACATAATAGAGACAGGGTCGCCAGTTGTAGCGGATTATCATATTCTGAAAAACTTAATCTTCGCAAAACGTACGTTAAAACCTTCTGAATATGAAAAGTATGAAGCTATTTATAAAATTTTAACGGCGGATATGCCACGACCCAACATGATTATCTATTTACATGCAAGCATTGATACGTTAATGAATCGAATTGCTTTGCGCGGAAGAGATTTTGAAAAAATGATTACTCGTGATTACATAGAACAATTGGCCTCAGATTACCATGAATTTTTCCAGCATTTTGTAACTTTGCATCCGGAAATTCCCGTAATTCAGCTTAATGGGGATCGTATTGATTTTGTGAAAAACAAAGAAGATTTACAAACCGTGTTGAAAATGGTTGGAGAAACGATACAAAAAGGAGTTCACACCGAGAATGAATCTAAGAGAAAAATATAA
- a CDS encoding GntR family transcriptional regulator, with product MKNGREEQDSTQFSEQELKNVLLSYKDEIKETRLPQLAYLIIRKAIRNLELPPGETFLEREMTEMLNMSRTPVREALVRLEMDGWIRLIPRKGFSVEPILKESIQQICQIAEALDGVAAELATENIDEENLNKLESLIDLQESLLYESNLKEWADVDDEFHNLIIKHSKNERLKSVMDSHSDQLYRARVYTINDRELPVRSIIEHRAIVAAMKAQDSKAAQTLMHSHRKRGSQEILAILESKTKNN from the coding sequence ATGAAAAATGGTCGTGAGGAACAAGATTCTACACAATTTTCCGAACAAGAGTTAAAGAATGTTTTACTATCCTATAAAGATGAAATAAAGGAAACACGTTTGCCACAGCTAGCATATTTAATTATTCGAAAGGCGATTCGTAATTTAGAGTTGCCGCCAGGAGAAACTTTTTTAGAGCGTGAAATGACGGAAATGCTTAACATGAGTCGGACGCCAGTAAGAGAAGCTTTAGTGCGCTTAGAGATGGATGGATGGATTCGTCTTATTCCAAGAAAAGGGTTCAGTGTTGAGCCTATTTTAAAAGAGAGTATCCAACAAATATGTCAGATTGCTGAGGCGCTAGATGGCGTTGCTGCGGAGCTTGCTACTGAAAACATAGATGAGGAAAATCTTAATAAATTGGAGTCGCTCATCGACCTACAGGAAAGCTTATTATATGAGAGTAATTTAAAAGAGTGGGCTGATGTAGATGATGAGTTTCATAATTTAATCATTAAGCATTCAAAAAATGAACGTTTGAAAAGCGTGATGGACAGCCATTCAGATCAGCTTTACCGCGCACGAGTATACACTATTAATGATCGAGAACTCCCGGTTCGTTCTATTATTGAGCACCGGGCCATCGTTGCTGCTATGAAGGCGCAAGATAGTAAGGCGGCACAAACTTTAATGCACTCCCACAGAAAACGCGGAAGTCAAGAAATTTTAGCTATATTAGAAAGTAAGACAAAAAATAATTAA
- a CDS encoding MBL fold hydrolase codes for MKIIPLGVGGAFTKTSYHNNYIIQLDEKCILIDAGTTLRYSLLEAGFHYRDIDFIFISHLHFDHVGGLEELVLQRFWHFEGGEHIPQKTTVIIHEKLLDSLKTLLSNGLENQGKTVDDFCEFICLNDSDNYKIGDYVFSTFDTSNTHAVGMLSFGFKLAREDLNIVFSSDVKRLEDANLLKQIDDNTTAIFQDVSFTFNGAHSTLQEVLDYYPENLHRNIYAMHYNDNVENFLDAIERSHIQLVKKQKIIEF; via the coding sequence ATGAAAATAATCCCTTTAGGTGTAGGTGGCGCCTTTACAAAAACTAGCTACCATAATAACTATATCATTCAATTAGATGAAAAATGCATACTTATTGATGCTGGCACTACTTTACGTTATAGCTTACTTGAAGCTGGGTTTCATTATCGTGATATAGATTTTATCTTTATTTCACACCTTCATTTTGATCATGTTGGTGGTTTAGAGGAATTAGTATTACAACGTTTTTGGCATTTTGAGGGAGGAGAACATATTCCACAAAAGACAACCGTCATCATACATGAAAAATTACTGGATTCCTTGAAAACACTATTAAGTAATGGACTAGAAAACCAAGGTAAAACAGTGGATGATTTTTGTGAATTTATTTGTTTAAACGACAGTGATAATTACAAAATTGGAGATTATGTATTTTCGACTTTTGATACAAGTAACACCCATGCTGTGGGAATGCTAAGCTTTGGATTTAAACTAGCTCGGGAAGATCTCAATATTGTGTTTTCATCTGATGTAAAACGATTAGAAGATGCTAATCTCCTTAAACAAATTGATGATAATACAACTGCAATTTTCCAAGATGTCAGCTTCACATTTAACGGTGCACATTCTACCTTACAAGAGGTGCTTGACTATTATCCAGAAAATCTCCATAGAAATATTTATGCTATGCATTATAACGATAACGTAGAAAATTTTTTAGATGCAATTGAGCGATCACATATACAGCTTGTTAAAAAGCAAAAAATAATTGAATTTTAA
- a CDS encoding permease → MKREVLAGVVGFFTIVYIIVVNSLILSEAGIPLEAAMVATIVSSVVGCLMMGFWANVPILLVPGMGINALFSYTIVQSMGISWQEALAVVFVSGIIFMVIAFSRFSTVLSSSIPQSLKEAVTVGLGLFLMLIGLEKGGIVVKGTNSIIALGDLGEPQVIATILTFFIAIFLFIRNTPGNFLITMIVGTFIAWLFGLINFQQAQGEAFSLGDYMGVFGAMSFDNILSMTFWIAVFSLTMVLVFENIGLVSGQVSFINRSEKFARAFQANSVSSMLSGLFGTSPTVPAVESTASMAAGGRTGLTAVTTGLLFLLSAFCIPIIQLIPNSAIAPILIIIGGIMLQNIRHLNFEDLSESFPAIFIIAMIPFTYSIADGIAIGFILYPILKIAIGKAKEITLPTLVIAGLFLFHFVYQVIG, encoded by the coding sequence ATGAAGCGTGAAGTATTGGCCGGTGTAGTTGGCTTTTTTACCATTGTTTATATTATCGTCGTAAACTCATTGATTTTATCGGAAGCTGGTATTCCATTAGAAGCGGCAATGGTAGCTACAATTGTTTCATCAGTTGTAGGGTGTTTAATGATGGGATTTTGGGCAAATGTTCCGATTCTTCTTGTACCAGGAATGGGGATTAATGCATTATTCTCTTACACAATTGTTCAATCCATGGGCATATCTTGGCAAGAAGCGTTAGCTGTTGTTTTTGTCTCCGGGATAATTTTTATGGTCATTGCGTTTTCTCGTTTTTCGACTGTCTTAAGTAGTTCGATTCCCCAGTCTTTAAAAGAGGCGGTTACAGTGGGGCTTGGATTATTCTTAATGTTAATCGGACTTGAAAAGGGTGGCATTGTTGTCAAAGGAACAAATTCAATTATCGCTCTTGGTGATTTAGGAGAACCCCAAGTAATCGCAACCATTCTAACCTTCTTTATTGCCATCTTTTTGTTTATACGGAATACGCCAGGTAACTTTTTGATTACGATGATTGTGGGCACATTCATTGCATGGCTATTTGGTTTAATAAACTTCCAGCAAGCACAAGGAGAGGCTTTCTCTTTGGGTGACTATATGGGCGTATTTGGAGCAATGTCATTTGATAATATCCTATCAATGACTTTTTGGATTGCTGTCTTTTCACTTACTATGGTCCTTGTATTTGAAAACATCGGACTTGTATCTGGACAAGTATCGTTCATCAATCGGTCTGAGAAATTTGCACGTGCTTTTCAAGCTAATTCCGTATCATCCATGCTTTCAGGGTTATTTGGAACAAGCCCAACCGTTCCAGCAGTAGAAAGTACTGCTAGTATGGCTGCTGGTGGAAGAACAGGTTTAACAGCAGTGACAACAGGACTTTTATTTTTACTGTCAGCCTTTTGCATCCCGATCATTCAGCTTATTCCAAATAGCGCAATTGCACCAATACTAATAATAATTGGGGGAATCATGCTTCAAAATATCCGTCATTTGAATTTTGAAGACTTAAGCGAAAGCTTCCCGGCAATTTTCATCATTGCCATGATCCCTTTTACTTACAGCATTGCAGATGGGATTGCAATAGGATTTATCCTTTACCCAATTCTAAAAATAGCAATTGGCAAGGCAAAAGAAATTACACTGCCAACGCTTGTAATTGCCGGTCTATTTCTATTTCATTTTGTCTATCAAGTTATAGGTTAA